A DNA window from Pseudodesulfovibrio thermohalotolerans contains the following coding sequences:
- a CDS encoding cytochrome c3 family protein: MQKRYLPIVIVTGILFLAALGGYLAPTGHEGPPVRVLLENKGGKVILNHAQHIEDQGGQCADCHHTTGDDPNPPACSTCHVAKFDKAFAAEHQKTMDEKLCASCHHAGATINRFDHDEHADDYADGDCRSCHHSEDIEPEPQACSDCHSNGDDSLPSLRDAAHARCADCHDDMFKEGTPGCTRCHERKTEPTAKAEYRACADCHTVPTDQLIPTTMAAYHAQCMSCHEENGSGPFGDDACYQCHMK; encoded by the coding sequence TTGCAGAAACGGTATCTCCCCATCGTCATCGTGACCGGCATCCTCTTTCTCGCCGCCCTGGGCGGCTATCTGGCCCCAACCGGTCACGAAGGACCGCCGGTTCGGGTGCTGCTGGAGAATAAAGGCGGCAAGGTCATCCTGAACCACGCCCAACACATCGAGGACCAAGGCGGACAGTGTGCGGACTGCCACCACACCACTGGTGACGACCCGAACCCTCCGGCCTGCTCCACCTGTCATGTGGCCAAGTTCGACAAGGCGTTCGCTGCCGAACACCAAAAGACCATGGACGAAAAGCTGTGCGCCTCCTGCCACCACGCCGGAGCGACCATCAACAGGTTCGACCATGACGAACATGCGGACGACTACGCCGACGGCGACTGCCGGTCCTGCCACCATTCCGAGGACATCGAACCAGAACCGCAGGCCTGTTCCGACTGCCACTCGAACGGTGACGACTCCCTGCCCAGCCTTCGCGACGCGGCCCACGCCCGATGCGCCGACTGCCATGACGACATGTTCAAGGAAGGGACTCCGGGCTGCACACGCTGTCACGAGCGCAAGACCGAACCGACCGCCAAGGCCGAATACCGGGCCTGCGCCGACTGTCATACCGTCCCGACGGACCAGTTGATACCCACCACCATGGCCGCCTACCACGCGCAATGCATGAGCTGCCATGAAGAAAACGGAAGCGGCCCGTTCGGCGACGACGCCTGCTACCAATGCCATATGAAATAA
- a CDS encoding electron transporter RnfC, with amino-acid sequence MSYYDFSLLCGETGPLASASLPDRLRLPMDGLTPILAVGDQVLAGAKVAVGNGPDTGDLHAPLAGTILEVERHSMLIEMDGGGKTDTLQPCLDGGEPLRLWLKSMGINVGALYKAPTLIVNGVPPEPGISVFEPLLHDYRKTLELGLETAAKVVEPSKMYLAAAKGNRANAFANCEVVHVAPVYPNGLDPLVYKAVLGQEVLPGSRPNNATMLSVADLYAIGRVMETGRPVTETVMTIGGQNQLVRVGTPVGFLAAEAGAQIQPGDRIVLGGPLRGLAAANLDQGVGKDACGLTILRREAALEPTDNFCLGCGTCERHCPARIMPGLISRCAEFKQFKRAEAYHIHSCMECGLCGYWCTAQRPLLQYIRLAKYELALLAGASAPAGPSGDEIKEQTGDTPC; translated from the coding sequence ATGAGCTATTACGACTTCAGCCTGCTATGTGGCGAGACCGGCCCCCTGGCCTCGGCCTCCCTCCCCGACAGGCTGCGCCTCCCCATGGACGGTCTGACCCCGATCCTTGCCGTGGGCGACCAGGTCCTTGCGGGCGCCAAGGTGGCCGTGGGCAACGGTCCGGACACGGGCGACCTGCACGCCCCGCTGGCCGGGACCATTCTCGAAGTGGAACGCCACTCCATGCTTATTGAAATGGATGGAGGCGGAAAAACCGACACGCTTCAACCTTGTCTGGACGGCGGCGAGCCGCTCAGGCTGTGGCTCAAATCCATGGGCATCAACGTGGGCGCGCTGTACAAGGCCCCCACCCTGATCGTGAACGGCGTTCCGCCCGAACCGGGCATATCCGTATTCGAGCCTCTGCTGCACGACTACCGCAAGACATTGGAACTGGGTCTGGAGACGGCCGCCAAGGTTGTGGAGCCGTCCAAGATGTACCTGGCGGCCGCCAAGGGCAACCGGGCCAACGCCTTCGCCAACTGCGAAGTGGTCCACGTGGCCCCGGTCTATCCCAACGGGCTCGATCCTCTGGTGTACAAGGCGGTCCTTGGACAGGAGGTCCTGCCCGGTTCCCGACCGAACAACGCCACCATGCTTTCCGTCGCCGACCTGTACGCCATCGGCCGGGTCATGGAAACCGGCCGCCCGGTGACCGAGACGGTCATGACCATCGGCGGGCAGAACCAGCTCGTCCGCGTGGGCACCCCCGTCGGCTTCCTGGCCGCCGAGGCCGGAGCGCAAATCCAACCGGGCGACCGCATCGTCCTGGGCGGGCCCCTGCGCGGCCTGGCAGCGGCCAACCTCGATCAGGGCGTGGGCAAGGACGCCTGCGGCCTGACCATCCTGCGCCGTGAAGCGGCCCTGGAGCCCACAGACAATTTCTGTCTGGGCTGCGGAACGTGCGAACGCCACTGTCCGGCCCGGATCATGCCCGGCCTGATAAGCCGGTGTGCCGAATTCAAACAGTTCAAACGGGCCGAGGCCTATCACATCCACTCCTGCATGGAATGCGGCCTGTGCGGCTACTGGTGCACGGCGCAACGCCCGCTCCTGCAATACATCCGCCTCGCCAAGTACGAGCTGGCCCTGCTGGCCGGAGCCAGCGCGCCCGCCGGACCTTCGGGCGACGAAATCAAGGAGCAGACCGGAGACACGCCATGCTGA
- a CDS encoding RnfABCDGE type electron transport complex subunit D codes for MLKPLNPILTVTAPPHVHCGRTIRRHMLDTLIALLPAAVMAVAVFGVEALRVMALSCAVAVAAEAALNRIIKREQSVDDYSALVTGLMLAFLLPASTPWWLVTVGSIASIAMGKMIFGGLGGNPLCSPLVGWAVCRISWGGYMDTNATMLSSRLAAPLQQLKYFGVDAIDSIHFSDLLLGNQLGGLGAVHVAALLAGGAYLLLRRHISWEIPAAFIGGLLLTAWVYRLIDPTVYAPPLFHLLAGGSVFGAFFLATDPASSPIGRLPSVLFGLMAGAMVIVIRVYGIYPDGVPFAILLANLFTPLLDRIRPKPFGGPYSFLDGTEGA; via the coding sequence ATGCTGAAGCCGCTCAATCCAATTCTGACCGTAACCGCCCCGCCGCACGTGCACTGCGGACGGACCATCCGCCGCCACATGCTGGACACCCTGATCGCGCTCCTGCCGGCGGCCGTCATGGCCGTGGCCGTCTTCGGCGTGGAAGCGCTCCGGGTCATGGCCCTGTCCTGCGCCGTCGCCGTGGCCGCCGAGGCCGCGCTCAACCGAATCATAAAACGCGAACAGTCCGTGGACGACTACAGCGCCCTGGTCACGGGCCTGATGCTCGCCTTCCTGCTGCCCGCCTCGACCCCGTGGTGGCTGGTGACGGTCGGCTCGATCGCCTCCATCGCCATGGGCAAGATGATCTTCGGCGGCCTGGGCGGCAACCCGCTCTGCTCGCCGCTGGTGGGCTGGGCCGTGTGCCGCATCTCCTGGGGCGGCTACATGGACACCAACGCGACCATGCTCTCCTCCAGACTGGCCGCGCCCCTGCAACAACTCAAGTACTTCGGCGTGGACGCCATCGACTCCATCCACTTCTCCGACCTGCTCCTGGGCAACCAGCTCGGCGGCCTGGGCGCGGTCCATGTGGCCGCTCTCCTGGCGGGCGGAGCCTACCTGCTCCTGCGCAGGCACATCTCATGGGAAATCCCGGCCGCATTCATCGGCGGCCTCCTGCTGACGGCCTGGGTCTACCGGCTCATCGACCCCACGGTCTATGCCCCGCCCCTGTTCCACCTGCTGGCGGGCGGTTCGGTCTTCGGAGCCTTCTTCCTGGCCACCGACCCGGCATCCAGCCCCATCGGACGGCTGCCGTCCGTCCTCTTCGGGCTCATGGCCGGGGCCATGGTCATCGTCATCAGGGTTTACGGCATCTATCCCGACGGCGTGCCCTTCGCCATACTGCTGGCCAACCTGTTCACCCCGCTGCTGGACCGCATCCGGCCCAAACCGTTCGGCGGTCCCTATTCATTCCTGGACGGCACGGAGGGCGCGTAA
- the rnfG gene encoding RnfABCDGE type electron transport complex subunit G, translated as MKEMIKMVLVLSLICGLSGLTLASVRQATSERIEEQVMTYVQGPALTQIFADCDNNPVKDRKTFDLPDGPVTVFPAMKDGKLLGVAFETFGKGYGGPVGIMVGFDTDGSKLAGIGTTTLKETPGLGMRLVEPEYRDQFRGHSTDSLALSKDGGDITAIAGATISSTGSVAAVNEAIRIFQQIKDKIHTTWAS; from the coding sequence ATGAAAGAAATGATAAAGATGGTCCTGGTCCTGTCGCTCATCTGCGGCCTGTCCGGGTTGACCCTGGCCTCGGTTCGTCAGGCCACCTCCGAACGCATCGAGGAACAGGTCATGACCTATGTGCAGGGCCCGGCCCTGACGCAAATATTCGCCGACTGCGACAACAACCCGGTCAAGGACCGCAAGACCTTCGACCTGCCCGACGGCCCGGTGACGGTGTTCCCCGCCATGAAGGACGGCAAGCTCCTGGGCGTGGCCTTCGAGACCTTCGGCAAAGGCTATGGCGGCCCGGTAGGCATCATGGTCGGCTTCGACACCGACGGCTCCAAACTGGCGGGCATCGGCACGACCACCCTCAAGGAGACGCCGGGACTGGGTATGCGCCTGGTGGAACCCGAGTACCGCGATCAGTTCCGCGGCCATTCCACCGACTCCCTGGCCCTGTCCAAGGACGGCGGCGACATAACGGCCATAGCCGGAGCGACCATCTCGTCCACCGGCAGCGTGGCCGCCGTCAACGAAGCGATCAGGATTTTCCAACAGATCAAGGACAAGATCCACACCACGTGGGCGTCCTAG
- a CDS encoding electron transport complex subunit E codes for MSTLWKEFSKGLWRDLPPFKLVLGLCPTLAVTKTAYNGFGMGMAVIFVLALSNMLVSMLRNIIPSKVRIACFIVVAASLVVCVELLMQAYAYPLYQQLGIFVPLIVVNCIILGRAEAFASKNPVLLSVADGLGMGLGFTLSLTFLGSLRELFGYGTWFGMQIMGSWYEPFGFMVEAPGAFVCLGVLLAGMNALTNWQRKTKGLEAIEGPVHDCKTCGMCSSKPRV; via the coding sequence ATGAGCACATTGTGGAAGGAATTCTCGAAAGGACTGTGGCGCGACCTGCCGCCGTTCAAGCTGGTCCTGGGGCTTTGCCCCACCCTGGCCGTGACCAAGACGGCCTACAACGGTTTCGGCATGGGCATGGCCGTCATCTTCGTCCTGGCCCTGTCCAACATGCTGGTATCCATGTTGCGCAACATCATCCCGTCCAAGGTCCGCATCGCCTGCTTCATCGTGGTGGCCGCATCCCTGGTGGTCTGCGTCGAGCTGCTCATGCAGGCCTACGCCTATCCGCTGTACCAACAGCTCGGCATCTTCGTGCCGCTCATCGTGGTCAACTGCATCATCCTGGGCCGGGCGGAGGCGTTCGCCTCCAAGAACCCGGTTCTGTTGTCCGTGGCGGACGGCCTCGGCATGGGGCTGGGCTTCACCCTCTCCCTGACGTTTCTCGGCTCCCTGCGTGAACTGTTCGGGTACGGCACCTGGTTCGGTATGCAGATCATGGGTTCCTGGTACGAGCCCTTCGGCTTCATGGTGGAGGCCCCCGGCGCCTTCGTCTGCCTGGGCGTGTTGCTCGCGGGCATGAACGCCCTGACCAACTGGCAGCGCAAGACCAAGGGACTGGAAGCCATCGAAGGCCCGGTCCACGACTGCAAGACCTGCGGCATGTGCTCCAGCAAGCCGAGAGTGTAG
- a CDS encoding electron transport complex protein RnfA, translating to MDYFVLVIAAIFVNNIVLAQYLGNCPFIGTSKESGVAIGMGLAVVFVAAMAAVITWCVQKFLLAPSDLGYLQTIAFILVIAALVQFVEMFLKKAIPPLYKSLGIFLPLITTNCAVLGIAIICQREEYTLLETLIFSVASGFGFMLALVLLAGIRERLDLSRVPMAMKGTPLGLVMAGLMSLAFFAFKGMAS from the coding sequence ATGGATTACTTCGTTCTCGTCATAGCCGCCATCTTCGTCAACAACATCGTGTTGGCGCAATACCTGGGCAACTGCCCGTTCATCGGCACGTCCAAGGAATCGGGCGTGGCCATCGGCATGGGGCTGGCCGTCGTCTTCGTGGCCGCCATGGCGGCGGTCATCACCTGGTGCGTGCAGAAATTCCTGCTCGCGCCCAGCGACCTCGGCTACCTCCAGACCATCGCCTTCATTCTGGTCATTGCCGCCCTGGTCCAATTCGTCGAGATGTTCCTGAAAAAGGCCATCCCCCCGCTCTACAAGTCGCTCGGCATTTTCCTCCCGCTGATTACCACCAACTGCGCCGTGCTCGGCATCGCCATCATCTGCCAGCGCGAGGAATACACCCTGCTCGAAACCCTGATCTTCTCCGTGGCGTCGGGCTTCGGCTTCATGCTCGCTCTGGTGCTTCTGGCGGGCATCCGCGAACGCCTCGACCTGTCCAGAGTGCCCATGGCCATGAAGGGCACGCCGCTCGGCCTCGTCATGGCAGGCCTCATGTCTCTTGCCTTCTTCGCCTTCAAGGGCATGGCTTCCTAG
- a CDS encoding FAD-dependent oxidoreductase — MITASVLILFGIGFTAAIILAVASKLLYVYEDPRIAQVESVLAGANCGGCGFPGCAGAAQGVVEGKAGATVCVIGGDAVAEKVAAIMGLEFSSMEKQVAFVDCTGGVRAEEVYKYAGVKDCRAQHMLYSGSKMCPEGCLGFGTCVTACQFGAIEMGPNGYPVVDPNLCTACGGCEQVCPRGVITVWGMSARITHLNLESDCLAPCRQKCPGQINIPRYIEQVSRGDYAGALETIRERIPMPLSIGRVCPHPCEGVCRRGHVDEPVGINMIKRFAADWEMNSGTRLPISCAPDTGRKVAVIGGGPAGLSCAFFLRRLGHSPTIFDSMPKLGGQLRYGIPEYRLPKAVLDWEIEGILDLGIDVQYEKFFGKDFSLNTLREDGFEAVFLGIGAWMNMNLRIENEDASGISTGTEFLTKVGLGVDTGTGKKVVVIGGGNTAIDAARTSLRLGAEVTLMYRRTRDEMPANVEEIIGAEEEGVNYLFLAAPTRIVTDDNGHVTHIEYIQMELGEPDASGRRSPVPIEGSETLLEADTVYTAIGQKPELSCLYEDGVCQLEETRWRTLAADSDTLQTALPHVFTGGDMHTGPALVITALGEGRKAARSINQYLNGETPHVDERTQRDLLAYTMFTDIPDVGWRERSRMPHLLECDERACSFDEIEGALNEAQAKHETCRCLRCGLTCYNRDMTDGQECVSEDCVKNQ; from the coding sequence ATGATAACCGCTTCCGTTCTGATTCTTTTCGGCATCGGGTTCACGGCCGCCATCATCCTGGCCGTGGCCTCCAAGCTGCTCTACGTCTACGAGGACCCGCGCATAGCCCAAGTGGAAAGCGTGCTGGCCGGGGCCAACTGCGGCGGTTGCGGCTTCCCCGGCTGCGCCGGGGCGGCCCAGGGCGTGGTCGAAGGCAAAGCCGGCGCCACGGTCTGCGTCATCGGCGGAGACGCCGTGGCCGAAAAGGTGGCCGCCATCATGGGCCTTGAGTTCTCCTCCATGGAGAAACAGGTGGCGTTCGTGGACTGCACCGGCGGCGTCCGCGCCGAGGAAGTCTACAAATACGCGGGCGTCAAGGACTGCCGCGCCCAGCACATGCTCTACAGCGGCTCGAAAATGTGCCCCGAGGGCTGCCTCGGCTTCGGCACCTGCGTCACGGCCTGCCAATTCGGCGCCATCGAGATGGGGCCCAACGGCTACCCCGTGGTCGACCCGAACCTCTGCACGGCCTGCGGCGGCTGCGAACAGGTCTGCCCGCGCGGCGTGATTACCGTCTGGGGCATGTCCGCGCGCATCACCCATCTCAACCTCGAATCCGACTGCCTGGCTCCGTGCCGACAGAAGTGCCCGGGCCAGATCAACATCCCCCGCTACATTGAGCAGGTCTCGCGCGGCGATTATGCGGGCGCTCTGGAAACCATCCGCGAACGCATCCCCATGCCCCTGTCCATCGGAAGGGTCTGCCCCCACCCCTGCGAAGGCGTCTGCCGTCGCGGCCACGTGGACGAACCCGTGGGCATCAACATGATAAAGCGGTTTGCAGCGGACTGGGAAATGAACTCCGGGACCCGACTGCCCATCTCCTGCGCTCCGGACACCGGCCGCAAGGTAGCGGTGATCGGCGGCGGCCCCGCCGGGCTGTCCTGCGCCTTCTTCCTGCGCCGCCTGGGCCACAGCCCGACCATTTTCGACTCCATGCCCAAGCTCGGCGGCCAGTTGCGCTACGGCATCCCGGAATATCGGCTGCCCAAGGCCGTGCTCGACTGGGAGATCGAGGGCATCCTCGACCTGGGCATCGACGTGCAATACGAAAAGTTTTTCGGAAAGGACTTTTCGCTGAACACCCTGCGGGAAGACGGCTTCGAAGCCGTGTTCCTCGGCATCGGCGCCTGGATGAACATGAACCTGCGCATCGAAAACGAGGACGCCTCGGGCATTTCCACCGGCACCGAGTTCCTGACCAAGGTGGGACTGGGCGTCGACACCGGCACCGGCAAGAAGGTCGTGGTCATCGGCGGCGGCAACACCGCCATCGACGCGGCCCGGACCAGTCTGCGCCTGGGCGCGGAAGTGACGCTCATGTATCGCCGCACCCGCGACGAGATGCCCGCCAACGTGGAGGAAATCATCGGAGCCGAGGAGGAAGGCGTCAACTACCTCTTCCTCGCCGCGCCCACGCGCATCGTCACCGACGACAACGGGCACGTCACCCATATCGAATACATTCAAATGGAACTCGGCGAACCTGACGCATCGGGCCGCCGCAGTCCCGTTCCCATCGAAGGGTCCGAGACCCTGCTCGAAGCGGACACCGTATACACCGCCATCGGCCAGAAGCCCGAGCTTTCCTGCCTGTACGAAGACGGCGTCTGCCAACTGGAGGAGACGCGCTGGCGCACCCTGGCGGCCGATTCCGATACCCTCCAGACGGCTTTGCCCCATGTCTTCACCGGCGGCGACATGCACACCGGTCCGGCCCTGGTCATCACCGCGCTGGGCGAAGGCCGCAAGGCTGCCCGGTCCATCAACCAGTACCTCAACGGTGAAACGCCCCATGTGGACGAACGCACCCAGCGCGACCTGCTCGCCTACACCATGTTCACGGACATCCCGGATGTCGGCTGGCGTGAACGATCCAGAATGCCGCACTTGTTGGAATGCGACGAACGGGCCTGCTCCTTCGACGAAATAGAAGGCGCGCTCAACGAAGCCCAGGCCAAACACGAGACGTGCCGATGCCTGCGGTGCGGTCTGACCTGCTACAATCGGGACATGACCGACGGCCAGGAATGCGTCAGCGAAGATTGTGTAAAAAATCAGTAA
- a CDS encoding SpoIIAA family protein, which produces MITVMEQSTPMMLAVRASGRLTDADYRDVWIPALEKVISENGKADALFCMDADFTGWDVMAAWDDAKFGLAHRKDFRRLAVVGGPNWVRWGVKLGELLMDCEIRLYPPEKLGQALEWVTS; this is translated from the coding sequence ATGATTACCGTTATGGAACAATCCACGCCGATGATGCTCGCTGTCCGGGCTTCCGGCAGATTGACGGACGCTGACTACCGGGACGTCTGGATTCCGGCCTTGGAGAAGGTCATCAGTGAGAACGGCAAGGCCGATGCCTTGTTTTGCATGGATGCGGACTTCACCGGGTGGGATGTAATGGCAGCTTGGGACGACGCGAAGTTCGGCCTGGCCCATCGCAAGGATTTCCGCAGACTCGCCGTGGTCGGCGGTCCCAATTGGGTGCGATGGGGAGTCAAGCTCGGCGAATTGCTCATGGACTGCGAAATAAGATTGTACCCGCCCGAGAAGCTCGGCCAGGCCCTGGAGTGGGTCACGTCTTGA
- a CDS encoding tetratricopeptide repeat protein, which produces MAKPFHDSAIWERIAFVAAVLILLSPFAALHLRPPVAPEPEESARFVGSKACAECHRSAYDKWLGSDHDRAMDVADETTVLGDFDNVVYTDPHTGAATRFYRRDGRYCVETEGPDGKPGRFEISHTFGVYPLQQYLIPFPGGRLQCLNIAWDVERKAWYRLPPYDVEGPSDWLHWTNGGQTWNAMCAECHSTRLRKGYDPESGVYDTTWAEIDVGCEACHGPGSKHVEWAGLPPLARKDTPNYALTVRTANLTAGEQAAICAPCHSRRFQLGDNRHVQEELLNLMIPQLLGEGMYYPDGQIQEEVYVYGSFVQSRMFARGVRCGDCHDVHGLKRHADGNDLCTRCHRAEVYDSPGHHFHKREHEGKPSEGHLCIQCHMPESTYMGIDRRADHSLRIPRPDLSAAQGTPNACSAEGCHGDKPLEWNVKAATKWYGEKRKPHYGTVIAAGRAEMPGAEAELVRLADDALSPAIVRATALELLRAYPSDASRAALARALEDEDALIRYTSIRSLEYFDAGTRLKRIAPKLYDPVAAVRMEAAALLSALPEEDLREADREAFRRGLEAYRRSMRYNADFAPQRYNLGNLAVNRGQDAEAEREYRKAIEIDSQFYPAKVNLAMLLNRRGDNAEAGRLLREVVTDNPDLHEVAYSLGLLLAEMGRYEEAEGHLGRAAAHMTENGRVQYNHAQVLLALNRPLEAGGALERALAADPRRDYFVALANVYLATGRPEKARELAMRTLERSPGDTAALELLRHLNR; this is translated from the coding sequence ATGGCCAAACCCTTTCACGACTCGGCAATATGGGAGCGGATCGCATTCGTCGCGGCGGTCCTCATCCTGCTGTCTCCGTTTGCCGCTCTGCATCTTCGTCCGCCCGTCGCGCCGGAGCCGGAGGAATCCGCTCGGTTCGTGGGTTCCAAGGCGTGCGCCGAATGTCATCGAAGCGCTTATGACAAGTGGCTCGGCTCTGACCATGACAGGGCCATGGACGTGGCCGACGAGACCACGGTGCTCGGCGATTTCGATAACGTCGTCTACACCGATCCTCATACCGGCGCGGCGACCCGTTTCTATCGGCGCGACGGGCGATACTGCGTCGAAACCGAAGGGCCGGACGGCAAACCCGGGCGGTTCGAGATTTCCCACACCTTCGGGGTCTATCCTCTGCAACAATATCTCATTCCGTTCCCGGGGGGCAGGTTGCAATGCCTGAATATCGCCTGGGACGTCGAGCGGAAGGCATGGTACCGCCTGCCGCCCTACGATGTGGAAGGACCGAGCGATTGGCTTCACTGGACCAACGGCGGCCAGACCTGGAACGCCATGTGCGCCGAATGCCATTCTACGCGGCTTCGAAAGGGGTATGACCCGGAGAGCGGCGTCTACGACACCACTTGGGCCGAGATCGACGTGGGGTGCGAAGCCTGTCACGGGCCGGGCTCCAAGCATGTCGAGTGGGCCGGGCTGCCGCCCCTGGCGCGCAAGGACACGCCGAATTATGCCCTGACCGTGCGCACGGCCAATCTCACTGCCGGGGAGCAGGCCGCGATCTGCGCCCCGTGCCATTCACGCCGTTTTCAGTTGGGCGACAACCGCCACGTTCAGGAGGAATTGCTGAACCTGATGATACCGCAATTGCTCGGCGAGGGGATGTATTATCCGGATGGCCAGATACAGGAAGAGGTCTACGTCTACGGTTCTTTCGTGCAGAGCCGGATGTTCGCGCGCGGGGTGCGGTGCGGCGATTGCCATGACGTGCACGGTTTGAAGCGTCATGCGGACGGCAATGATCTGTGCACCCGGTGTCATCGGGCCGAGGTCTATGATTCGCCTGGCCATCATTTCCACAAGCGGGAGCATGAGGGGAAGCCGAGCGAGGGGCATCTGTGCATTCAATGCCATATGCCCGAGTCCACCTATATGGGCATCGACAGACGGGCGGATCACAGCCTGCGGATTCCGCGTCCCGATCTGAGCGCGGCCCAGGGAACTCCCAACGCCTGTTCGGCCGAAGGTTGCCACGGCGACAAGCCGCTGGAGTGGAATGTGAAGGCCGCGACCAAGTGGTACGGGGAGAAGCGCAAACCGCACTACGGTACGGTTATCGCGGCGGGGAGGGCTGAAATGCCCGGGGCCGAGGCAGAGCTTGTCCGTCTGGCCGATGACGCGCTTTCGCCCGCCATTGTCCGGGCCACGGCTCTGGAGCTGCTCCGCGCCTATCCGTCGGATGCGAGCCGGGCCGCTTTGGCCAGAGCTTTGGAGGATGAGGACGCCCTGATTCGTTACACATCCATCCGAAGCCTGGAATATTTCGACGCCGGGACCAGGCTCAAACGCATTGCGCCCAAGTTGTACGATCCGGTCGCGGCCGTGCGCATGGAAGCCGCCGCGCTGCTCAGCGCGTTGCCCGAGGAGGACCTCCGCGAGGCGGATCGGGAAGCCTTCCGGCGTGGCCTTGAAGCGTACCGGCGGAGTATGCGCTACAACGCCGACTTCGCCCCCCAACGGTACAATCTTGGCAATCTGGCCGTTAACCGGGGGCAGGACGCCGAGGCGGAGCGGGAATACCGCAAGGCCATCGAAATCGACAGCCAGTTCTATCCTGCCAAGGTCAATCTGGCCATGCTCCTGAACCGGAGGGGAGACAATGCCGAGGCCGGGCGGCTTTTGCGGGAGGTTGTCACCGACAATCCAGATCTGCACGAAGTCGCCTACTCTCTCGGCCTGCTCCTTGCCGAAATGGGCCGATACGAGGAGGCCGAGGGCCATCTTGGCCGGGCGGCCGCGCACATGACGGAAAACGGTCGTGTTCAGTACAACCACGCGCAGGTCCTGCTTGCCCTGAATCGGCCTTTGGAGGCGGGGGGAGCTTTGGAGAGGGCGCTGGCCGCCGATCCGCGACGCGACTATTTCGTGGCTCTTGCCAATGTCTATCTGGCCACGGGCAGGCCGGAAAAGGCCAGGGAATTGGCCATGCGGACCCTGGAACGGTCGCCCGGCGACACCGCCGCCTTGGAGCTGCTTCGCCACCTCAACCGTTGA
- a CDS encoding QcrA and Rieske domain-containing protein, with amino-acid sequence MSKTDTRFAGFKIGRRTFFNRLWAVLGLAALAEFGWLGISFLASRRDRNRPEREVGVVDAGEISMFLPGTVTAVPQGQFYLARLPDGGFLALSRTCTHLGCSVPWDEEKGAFVCPCHGSTFSLTGEVLTGPAPRPLDTYPVRIENGMVKVDCAKARRRDRFLAEQATRI; translated from the coding sequence GTGAGCAAAACGGATACGCGTTTCGCCGGGTTCAAGATTGGCCGCCGGACTTTCTTCAACAGGCTTTGGGCTGTGCTCGGTCTGGCGGCTCTGGCCGAGTTCGGTTGGCTTGGCATATCGTTCCTGGCTTCGCGCAGGGACCGCAACCGGCCGGAGCGCGAGGTCGGCGTGGTTGACGCGGGCGAAATCTCGATGTTCCTGCCCGGCACTGTGACGGCAGTGCCACAGGGGCAGTTCTACCTCGCCCGACTGCCGGACGGGGGATTTCTGGCCCTGTCGAGGACCTGCACCCATCTGGGATGTTCCGTGCCGTGGGATGAGGAGAAAGGGGCCTTTGTCTGCCCCTGCCACGGTTCGACTTTCAGTCTGACAGGGGAGGTCCTGACCGGGCCTGCGCCGAGGCCCCTGGATACCTATCCCGTGCGTATAGAAAACGGCATGGTCAAGGTGGACTGCGCCAAGGCCCGTCGCCGGGACCGCTTCCTTGCGGAACAGGCGACGAGAATCTAG